The proteins below come from a single Caulobacter flavus genomic window:
- a CDS encoding TonB-dependent receptor domain-containing protein — protein sequence MTVAALLTPAVALAQAAAPPADQPITDNAVSEVVVTGYRAALRSAIDTKKNSDVMLDAINAEDIADFPDSNLAESLQRLPGISIDRDNGEGRTISVRGLSGDFSRVRINNMEALSTGASNDSGSSPNRSRAFDFNAFASELFSSVRVRKSSSAEADEGSLGATVDLITGRPFDYKKGAFALSAEDSYYQNGKKHSPRITGLVSNRWFDGRLGVLASAAYAKRTSEDDTYARGGGSSDYVYRGSTWTGDELPGRAGFAAPTGTVFTALIPTTLTGSALDAYKANPANYYNPIANPLAYAEMTGSDPAAYAKLYPNCAATSGQPVTGLTPTSPGCNDSQIRFPALPSIAQRDVETERLGLTGSVQFEITSRTKLTVDGLYSRFESTSTNYQLSPVGLNRNNTNASYQYGANVPTATARDGSAMTDAQRRALYPGGCTFTAETDLNPGQDCGQQLYGQTPVSGYTYSFNPYNLDPYEYYTSPSSPGYAGPASSLPFRGDLIGRPSVKLLDAEVVGQNAEYLKLGNVDWRSGADRGAYTTDFRQVSAELTHEFSDRLKATASYGASRSENKNTGTLVEFNYMDAQEPFIFDERGASGMPRFDAGFDAADPNKWGIVKGFSGMRHYKRNTLNTYNGGKIDVSYELDDNWTIKFGVTSREYEFSTDQYERNNDLLNPTEKEAGVTAASLGQVIEFGQGLDVPQGSTTRFYAPNLEAFSSVFGFDCDCINKYGDFRITRKRNRSASFEVAEKNLAYYAQFGFNYEVWGGRRLFGNFGVRQAETEVQSVGETTAGRPIRGENKYTDTLPSGNLTWEAWDNLYIRFAAAKVMARPLLGNLSPAVTGISIPGDGSVTGGTLTVGNPKLSPFRGKAFDVAAEWYFTEGGLISLGYFRKDIDSYPQTVFYEAPLSEFLDADAIAQLRLQFPGETGGDIFRRAYIDADNVMLARQVRDAPGGVLQGWEFSYQQDFTFLPWYFKNLGVQFNMTKLDTELKYILDPGAVNATTGAVTKAPVYGTGPWLGSSPKGINFTVYYETKKFNARVSMAQRDQYYTKYPIASGNCDPGLQANGSACDGPLINEFEGAKSTMNVDFSMRYQPMKQVSITFEALNITDEKSERFVYNDPVILSYGGSGPNYRIGVRYKY from the coding sequence ATGACTGTGGCCGCGCTGCTGACGCCGGCCGTGGCGCTGGCCCAGGCGGCCGCGCCGCCGGCGGATCAGCCGATCACCGACAACGCGGTCAGCGAGGTTGTGGTCACCGGCTACCGCGCGGCCCTGCGCAGCGCCATCGACACCAAGAAGAACTCGGACGTGATGCTCGACGCCATCAACGCCGAGGACATCGCAGACTTCCCCGACTCCAACCTGGCGGAGTCGCTGCAGCGCCTGCCGGGCATCTCGATCGACCGCGACAACGGCGAGGGCCGTACGATCAGCGTGCGCGGCCTGTCCGGCGACTTCAGCCGTGTGCGGATCAACAACATGGAGGCCCTGTCGACCGGCGCCTCCAACGACTCCGGCTCCAGCCCCAACCGCTCGCGTGCGTTCGACTTCAACGCCTTCGCCTCGGAGCTGTTCAGCTCGGTGCGGGTGCGCAAGTCGTCGTCCGCCGAGGCCGACGAAGGCTCGCTGGGCGCCACCGTCGACCTGATCACCGGGCGGCCGTTCGACTACAAGAAGGGCGCCTTCGCCCTGTCGGCCGAGGACAGCTATTACCAGAACGGCAAGAAGCACAGCCCGCGCATCACCGGCCTCGTCTCCAACCGCTGGTTCGATGGCCGCCTGGGCGTGCTGGCCTCGGCCGCCTACGCCAAGCGCACCTCCGAGGACGACACCTACGCCCGTGGCGGCGGCTCGTCGGACTATGTCTATCGCGGTTCGACCTGGACCGGCGACGAGCTGCCCGGGCGCGCCGGCTTCGCCGCGCCGACCGGCACGGTGTTCACGGCCCTGATCCCGACCACGCTGACGGGCTCGGCGCTGGACGCCTACAAGGCCAACCCCGCCAACTACTACAACCCGATCGCCAACCCGCTGGCCTATGCGGAGATGACGGGCTCGGACCCGGCCGCTTACGCCAAACTCTATCCGAACTGCGCGGCGACCAGCGGCCAGCCGGTGACGGGCCTGACCCCGACCTCGCCGGGCTGCAACGACAGCCAGATCCGCTTCCCGGCGCTGCCGTCGATCGCCCAGCGCGACGTCGAGACCGAGCGCCTGGGCCTGACCGGTTCGGTCCAGTTCGAGATCACCTCGCGCACCAAGCTGACGGTCGACGGCCTCTATTCGCGGTTCGAGAGCACCAGCACCAACTACCAGCTGTCGCCTGTGGGCCTGAACCGCAACAACACCAACGCCAGCTACCAGTACGGCGCCAACGTGCCGACCGCCACGGCTCGCGACGGCAGCGCCATGACCGACGCCCAGCGTCGCGCGCTGTACCCGGGCGGCTGCACCTTCACCGCCGAGACCGACCTCAATCCCGGCCAGGATTGCGGCCAGCAGCTGTACGGACAGACCCCGGTCAGCGGCTACACCTACAGCTTCAACCCCTACAACCTGGACCCGTACGAGTACTACACCAGCCCGTCCTCGCCGGGTTACGCGGGGCCCGCCTCCAGCCTGCCGTTCCGCGGCGACCTGATCGGCCGTCCGTCGGTGAAGCTGCTGGACGCCGAAGTGGTCGGCCAGAACGCCGAGTACCTGAAGCTGGGGAATGTCGACTGGCGCTCTGGCGCCGACCGCGGCGCCTACACCACCGATTTCCGCCAGGTGTCGGCCGAACTGACCCACGAGTTCAGCGACCGGCTCAAGGCGACCGCCTCCTACGGCGCCTCGCGGTCGGAGAACAAGAACACCGGCACCCTGGTCGAGTTCAACTACATGGACGCCCAGGAACCGTTCATCTTCGACGAGCGGGGCGCTTCGGGCATGCCGCGCTTCGACGCCGGCTTCGACGCCGCCGACCCCAACAAGTGGGGCATCGTCAAGGGCTTCTCGGGCATGCGCCACTACAAGCGCAACACCCTGAACACCTACAACGGCGGCAAGATCGACGTCTCCTACGAGCTGGACGACAACTGGACGATCAAGTTCGGCGTCACCAGCCGTGAGTACGAGTTCTCGACCGACCAGTACGAGCGCAACAACGACCTCCTGAACCCGACCGAGAAGGAAGCCGGCGTCACGGCCGCCTCGCTCGGCCAGGTCATCGAGTTCGGCCAGGGCCTGGACGTGCCGCAGGGCTCGACCACGCGTTTCTATGCGCCGAACCTGGAGGCGTTCAGCAGCGTCTTCGGCTTCGACTGCGACTGCATCAACAAGTACGGCGACTTCCGCATCACCCGGAAGCGCAACCGCTCGGCCTCGTTCGAGGTGGCCGAGAAGAACCTCGCCTACTACGCCCAGTTCGGTTTCAACTACGAGGTCTGGGGCGGTCGTCGCCTGTTCGGCAACTTCGGCGTCCGTCAGGCCGAGACCGAGGTCCAGTCCGTCGGCGAGACCACGGCCGGCCGTCCGATCCGCGGCGAGAACAAGTACACCGACACCCTGCCGTCCGGTAACCTGACCTGGGAAGCCTGGGACAACCTCTACATCCGTTTCGCGGCGGCCAAGGTCATGGCGCGCCCGCTGCTGGGCAACCTGTCGCCGGCCGTCACCGGCATCAGCATCCCGGGCGACGGCTCGGTCACCGGCGGCACGCTGACGGTCGGCAACCCGAAGCTCTCGCCGTTCCGCGGCAAGGCCTTCGACGTAGCCGCCGAATGGTACTTCACCGAAGGCGGCCTGATCAGCCTGGGCTATTTCCGCAAGGACATCGACTCCTACCCGCAGACGGTCTTCTACGAAGCGCCGCTGTCGGAGTTCCTGGACGCCGACGCCATCGCCCAGCTGCGCCTGCAGTTCCCGGGCGAGACCGGCGGCGATATCTTCCGCCGCGCCTATATCGACGCCGACAACGTGATGCTGGCTCGCCAGGTTCGCGACGCGCCCGGCGGCGTGCTGCAGGGCTGGGAGTTCAGCTACCAGCAGGACTTCACCTTCCTGCCCTGGTACTTCAAGAACCTCGGCGTCCAGTTCAACATGACCAAGCTCGACACCGAGCTGAAGTACATCCTGGACCCCGGCGCGGTGAACGCCACGACGGGCGCGGTGACCAAGGCGCCGGTCTACGGCACCGGCCCGTGGCTGGGCTCCTCGCCCAAGGGGATCAACTTCACGGTCTATTACGAGACCAAGAAGTTCAACGCCCGCGTCTCGATGGCCCAGCGCGACCAGTACTACACCAAGTATCCGATCGCCTCGGGCAACTGCGATCCGGGTCTGCAGGCCAACGGCTCGGCCTGCGACGGCCCCCTGATCAACGAGTTCGAAGGGGCCAAGTCGACGATGAACGTCGACTTCTCGATGCGCTACCAGCCGATGAAGCAGGTCAGCATCACCTTCGAGGCGCTGAACATCACCGACGAGAAGTCCGAGCGGTTCGTCTACAACGACCCGGTCATCCTCTCGTACGGCGGCAGCGGCCCCAACTACCGGATCGGCGTGCGCTACAAGTACTAG
- a CDS encoding pectate lyase family protein: MTMRDLMVDRRSMLASAGAAMLAPAAARAAAPDFAALGWASARGGEGGRVLRVTTLAADGPGSFRAAVEASGPRKVVFDVAGVIDLGRKSIRIREPFLTVAGETAPSPGITFIRGGIEVQSHDVVLRHLRVRAGRDGAPDRSGWEVDGVTCWKARDVIVDHCSIAWATDENLSASGPRFDGGDTVEAWREGTSHRITFSNNIVSEGLSHASHVKGEHSKGTLIHDNATQVLIAGNLYAHNLERNQLFKGAVSAVSVNNLVYDPGTRAMHYALNAPEWEGRAWQTGQLALVGNVVRGGASTRPDLPFLIVEGQGDLDLFARDNLAAYAGGGAMPGLRVLPTTPLPRVRELSAAPLWPRGLKALPASAVERHVLATAGARPWDRDAVDLRVLRQVKDGTGRVIDDEAEVGGYATAGRAKA; this comes from the coding sequence ATGACGATGCGTGACCTGATGGTGGACCGCCGCTCGATGCTGGCGAGCGCGGGAGCGGCCATGCTGGCGCCGGCCGCGGCGCGGGCGGCCGCGCCCGATTTCGCCGCGCTCGGCTGGGCCAGCGCCAGGGGCGGGGAGGGCGGACGGGTCCTGCGCGTCACGACGCTGGCGGCCGACGGGCCCGGCTCGTTCCGTGCGGCCGTCGAGGCCTCGGGGCCGCGCAAGGTGGTGTTCGACGTGGCCGGCGTCATCGATCTTGGCCGCAAGAGCATCAGGATCCGCGAGCCATTCCTGACCGTGGCCGGCGAGACCGCGCCGTCGCCGGGGATCACCTTCATCCGGGGCGGCATCGAGGTGCAGAGCCACGACGTCGTGCTGCGCCATCTGCGGGTGCGGGCCGGCCGGGACGGCGCGCCCGATCGCAGCGGCTGGGAGGTCGACGGCGTCACCTGCTGGAAGGCCCGCGACGTCATCGTCGACCACTGCTCGATCGCCTGGGCCACCGACGAGAACCTGTCGGCCTCCGGGCCGCGCTTCGACGGCGGCGACACGGTGGAGGCCTGGCGCGAGGGGACCTCGCACCGGATCACCTTCAGCAACAACATCGTCTCAGAGGGTCTCTCCCACGCCAGCCACGTGAAGGGCGAGCATTCCAAGGGCACGCTGATTCACGACAACGCGACGCAGGTGCTGATCGCCGGGAACCTCTATGCCCACAACCTCGAGCGCAACCAGCTGTTCAAGGGCGCGGTGAGCGCCGTTTCGGTCAACAACCTGGTCTACGATCCCGGCACGCGGGCCATGCACTACGCGCTGAACGCGCCTGAATGGGAGGGGCGGGCCTGGCAGACGGGGCAGCTGGCGCTGGTGGGCAACGTCGTGCGCGGCGGGGCCTCGACCCGGCCGGACCTGCCTTTCCTGATCGTCGAAGGGCAGGGGGATCTGGATCTCTTCGCCCGCGACAATCTCGCGGCCTATGCCGGGGGCGGCGCGATGCCGGGCTTGCGCGTGCTGCCGACGACGCCCTTGCCGCGGGTGCGCGAGCTGTCGGCCGCGCCCCTTTGGCCTAGGGGGCTGAAGGCCCTGCCTGCCTCGGCGGTCGAGCGCCACGTGTTGGCGACGGCGGGCGCGCGCCCCTGGGACCGCGACGCCGTGGACCTCCGCGTTCTGCGCCAGGTGAAAGACGGAACCGGTCGGGTGATCGACGACGAGGCCGAGGTCGGCGGCTACGCGACGGCCGGTCGGGCCAAGGCCTGA
- a CDS encoding TonB-dependent receptor, protein MKRFSARGRTAAAVSIIALSAAVWPVQHAVAQSETVKTSGSVESPTEVEAIVVGARASQQSSIARKKRSATAQDSIVADDVGSFPDSNVNEAMSRIAGVAIERNGFGEGDGVSIRGNGADLTRVELDGMGVAASGFSLAVGGGDGRAADLREFPAEMIKSLDVIKGQTADMTPGGLGATVQIQTRTGLDFKKPYLSIRGAAAGNTLSRKASPELGLVASRKFLDDRLGVIGNISYSKRLNDSHALNNGGSNNAQGYTRFADFDNSPDKTFTYNPATANGVGANDPIASWAMVGGGTFNAPTPLDIYTKSAAAKTKAECLTAFPTLTDAQLGTIVAGSNSANRQAAQAAQINAQISCLNQWNDYAPNLVRDQNLTQYEDRLSWDLRFDYRVTDDLTVFAKYQVANREQNENNRQRTRGGITSLYAASQNQTATSLLTNTFYPAGTANVLSAIPGGGFYIYNQGMPTAPFTIDTTPGSTVTNNSFPLMGVAANIVPGSIQMDGNHHLTQFDITNAALGIDQIQNDQIWKTNYISGGANYNRGPLTMDLLFGRNESDYSRTDLRFSRSYTYGNATMRALENGIWTIDMPSSFDDTDMRNYAQLNVPTAVGQPAYSNAYRLVFNPRKVESAEDQLKFDVTYLPDMPLFTRFKAGILYRKGTANSWGGGGYSPDPGVFVPTLTLRGDVRACANVASTLPANACAYGYVPNATTGVNFLYGLETLTQAQLIDIFQSSIEHNSGKFMPGYKGVSGLELWDSIDVKKAFSQMAGAVNYNFDCLKECKASDGNVYKQPFNETEETMSSWYWMADLAHDLPFGMEFRGNLGTRMFKSEVEGSGYVTLATTFKTPAFDPNNPNLAAGIVTTNRVRPVSINKSYTGWLPSYNAALWAIPDKVVLRYSWAKTIAPPAMKYLWPGGTCTYDERRVGVSDADGSEQDMTCGTFGNANLKPYQATKNNTSLEWYPNRDTSFSLAYYRQKVRVGGPLAVPVKNANVFEGTDIEIPGTGGKKFSDYEFGMTTYENGPGYVQSGWEFVAKTAFTYLPWKLSKTGMDFNISTTKSGTAITYMDPLTAEALDPQGQSKYFANLVFWYDDGVTKARIAYQARDRVLTCISPCGNTSASPVANAPNTNIGNYVRFPYNPSEPYYSEKYEYLDAKISRRINKNLEIYLEGRNLLQAARLSVGSDDRGFEGRANPWSVQYGGSRFALGFTYRN, encoded by the coding sequence ATGAAGCGCTTCAGCGCGCGCGGCCGCACGGCCGCGGCCGTGTCGATCATCGCCTTGAGCGCGGCCGTCTGGCCGGTCCAGCATGCCGTCGCACAATCCGAAACCGTCAAGACATCCGGCTCGGTCGAGTCTCCGACCGAGGTCGAGGCCATCGTCGTCGGGGCCCGCGCCTCGCAGCAGTCGTCGATCGCGCGCAAGAAGCGCAGCGCGACGGCCCAGGACTCCATCGTCGCCGACGACGTCGGCTCGTTCCCCGACAGCAACGTCAACGAGGCCATGTCGCGCATCGCCGGCGTGGCGATCGAGCGCAACGGCTTCGGCGAAGGCGACGGCGTCTCGATCCGCGGCAACGGCGCGGACCTGACCCGCGTCGAACTGGACGGCATGGGCGTGGCCGCCTCGGGTTTCAGCCTCGCCGTCGGCGGCGGCGACGGCCGCGCGGCCGACCTTCGCGAGTTCCCGGCCGAGATGATCAAGAGCCTGGACGTCATCAAGGGCCAGACGGCCGACATGACCCCGGGCGGCCTGGGCGCCACCGTCCAGATCCAGACCCGCACGGGCCTGGACTTCAAGAAGCCCTACCTGTCGATCCGCGGCGCGGCCGCCGGCAACACCCTGTCGCGCAAGGCCTCGCCCGAACTGGGCCTGGTGGCCTCGCGCAAGTTTCTCGACGACCGCCTCGGGGTCATCGGCAACATCAGCTACAGCAAGCGCCTGAACGACAGCCACGCGCTGAACAACGGCGGCTCGAACAACGCCCAGGGCTACACCCGCTTCGCCGACTTCGACAATTCGCCGGACAAGACCTTCACCTACAACCCGGCCACGGCCAACGGCGTCGGCGCCAACGATCCGATCGCCTCGTGGGCCATGGTCGGGGGCGGGACCTTCAACGCCCCGACGCCGCTGGACATCTACACCAAGTCGGCGGCGGCCAAGACCAAGGCCGAGTGCCTGACCGCGTTTCCGACGCTGACCGACGCCCAGCTGGGCACGATCGTGGCCGGCAGCAACAGCGCCAACCGCCAGGCCGCCCAGGCCGCGCAGATCAACGCTCAGATCAGCTGTCTCAACCAGTGGAACGACTACGCGCCCAACCTGGTGCGCGACCAGAACCTGACCCAGTACGAAGACCGCCTGTCCTGGGACCTGCGCTTCGACTACCGGGTGACCGACGACCTGACGGTCTTCGCCAAGTACCAGGTCGCCAACCGCGAGCAGAACGAGAACAACCGCCAGCGCACCCGCGGCGGCATCACCTCGCTTTACGCCGCCTCGCAGAACCAGACGGCGACCTCGCTGCTCACCAACACCTTCTATCCGGCCGGCACGGCCAACGTGCTCTCCGCGATCCCGGGCGGCGGCTTCTACATCTACAACCAGGGCATGCCGACGGCGCCGTTCACGATCGACACGACGCCGGGCTCGACCGTCACCAACAACTCGTTCCCGCTGATGGGCGTGGCGGCCAACATCGTGCCGGGGTCCATCCAGATGGACGGCAACCACCACCTGACCCAGTTCGACATCACCAACGCCGCGCTGGGCATCGACCAGATCCAGAACGACCAGATCTGGAAGACGAACTACATCTCCGGCGGCGCCAACTACAACCGCGGCCCGCTGACCATGGACCTGCTGTTCGGCCGCAACGAGAGCGACTATTCGCGGACCGACCTGCGGTTCTCGCGCAGCTACACCTACGGCAACGCCACCATGCGCGCGCTGGAGAACGGGATCTGGACGATCGACATGCCGTCGTCGTTCGATGACACCGACATGCGCAACTACGCCCAGCTGAACGTGCCGACCGCGGTGGGCCAGCCGGCCTATTCGAACGCCTACCGTCTGGTTTTCAACCCGCGGAAGGTTGAGAGCGCCGAAGACCAGCTGAAGTTCGACGTCACCTACCTGCCCGACATGCCGCTGTTCACGCGCTTCAAGGCGGGCATCCTCTATCGCAAGGGCACGGCCAATTCGTGGGGCGGCGGCGGCTACTCGCCCGACCCCGGCGTCTTCGTGCCGACCCTGACCCTGCGCGGCGACGTGCGGGCCTGCGCGAACGTGGCGTCGACGCTGCCGGCCAACGCCTGCGCCTACGGCTACGTCCCCAACGCGACCACCGGCGTCAACTTCCTGTACGGCCTGGAGACCCTGACCCAGGCCCAGCTGATCGACATCTTCCAGAGCTCGATCGAGCACAACTCTGGCAAGTTCATGCCGGGTTACAAGGGCGTTTCGGGCCTGGAGCTGTGGGACAGCATCGACGTCAAGAAGGCCTTCTCGCAGATGGCCGGCGCCGTGAACTACAACTTCGACTGCCTCAAGGAGTGCAAGGCCAGCGACGGCAACGTCTACAAGCAGCCGTTCAACGAGACCGAGGAGACGATGAGCTCCTGGTACTGGATGGCCGACCTGGCCCACGACCTGCCGTTCGGCATGGAGTTCCGCGGCAACCTGGGCACCCGGATGTTCAAGTCCGAGGTCGAGGGCTCGGGCTACGTGACCCTGGCCACCACCTTCAAGACGCCGGCCTTCGATCCCAACAACCCCAACCTGGCCGCCGGCATCGTCACGACCAATCGCGTTCGGCCGGTGTCGATCAACAAGAGCTACACCGGCTGGCTGCCGTCGTACAACGCGGCCCTCTGGGCGATCCCCGACAAGGTCGTGCTGCGCTACAGCTGGGCCAAGACCATCGCCCCGCCGGCCATGAAGTACCTGTGGCCGGGCGGCACCTGCACCTACGACGAGCGCCGGGTCGGCGTCAGCGACGCCGACGGTTCGGAGCAGGACATGACCTGCGGCACCTTCGGCAACGCCAATCTGAAGCCGTACCAGGCGACCAAGAACAACACGAGCCTGGAGTGGTATCCCAACCGCGACACCTCGTTCAGCCTGGCCTACTACCGCCAGAAGGTGCGGGTCGGCGGGCCGCTGGCCGTGCCGGTCAAGAACGCCAACGTCTTCGAAGGCACCGACATCGAGATTCCGGGCACCGGCGGCAAGAAGTTCTCGGACTACGAGTTCGGCATGACCACCTACGAGAACGGCCCCGGCTACGTGCAGTCGGGCTGGGAGTTCGTGGCCAAGACCGCCTTCACCTACCTGCCGTGGAAGCTCAGCAAGACCGGCATGGACTTCAACATCTCGACCACAAAGTCGGGCACGGCGATCACCTACATGGACCCGCTGACCGCCGAGGCGCTCGATCCGCAAGGGCAGTCGAAGTACTTCGCCAACCTGGTGTTCTGGTATGACGACGGCGTCACCAAGGCCCGCATCGCCTACCAGGCCCGCGACCGGGTGCTGACCTGCATCTCGCCGTGCGGCAACACCAGCGCCTCGCCGGTGGCCAATGCGCCCAACACCAACATCGGCAACTACGTGCGCTTCCCGTACAATCCGAGCGAGCCCTACTACTCGGAGAAGTACGAATACCTGGACGCCAAGATCTCGCGGCGGATCAACAAGAACCTCGAGATCTATCTGGAAGGCCGCAACCTGCTGCAGGCCGCCCGCCTGTCGGTGGGCTCGGACGACCGCGGCTTCGAAGGTCGCGCCAATCCCTGGTCGGTCCAGTACGGCGGCTCGCGCTTCGCCCTCGGCTTCACCTACCGGAACTAG
- a CDS encoding galactosylceramidase, which translates to MARRTPSPRPLMLGAALAVLAGAAQAAEIREVRLDGQAGGKRFDGIGVVEGGGATGVLLKDYPEPQRGQILDLLFKPNFGASVGALYVEIPGDGNSTQGSIPSHMHARDDLDYRRGYMWWEMVEARKRNPRLSLDGAAWSAPGWIGSSGKVYDQSTGKDYRLDQPFYSQDMEAYYVSWLKGLRDVHGLTLDAIGPRNEKGASYDFAKSFRRTLNDNGFPSVKLHGFDNWPDPWKFKFVDDMATDKDLRDAVDIVSAHNNAPKSFVPAEIQAKAAAMGKPMWNTEQHVYEPGYSALIGLVEAFNDNYVRSGFTKVVNWYGIAGVYETQPYSGEKEAAIRANWPWSGHYAINPALWGYAHYGQFTQVGWTYLAGASGELSGGGSFVTLKSPGDDYSVIVETRGASEPQILRLSVAGGLSTRDLAVWRSTEREHFARQPDLALKDGVLTVTLEPNAVYSLTTTRGQTKGGFGAVPPKRAFPFPYAETFEGYGAPQTRGWQPRYLADISGAFELARCPAREGTCLRQAAPVPTLSWAPDWKPYTILGDGAWRDYAVAVDVRLAAGERAAVMGRIAQVGTGYGVIPKGYYLELAADGEARLVVARGKIDKKKLVGDAEQQAIIKAGGDTGEGGEKLLAQTRLAGVAPGQWRRLELRFESETITGLVDGKPVLSATDTLYPSGMAGLMAGPNGAALSMPYFDDLKITGRHPASPTPPLPPPIYAAGP; encoded by the coding sequence ATGGCACGCCGCACCCCTTCGCCACGCCCCCTGATGCTGGGCGCGGCGCTCGCCGTCCTGGCCGGCGCCGCCCAGGCCGCCGAGATCCGCGAGGTCCGCCTCGACGGCCAGGCCGGCGGCAAGCGCTTCGACGGGATCGGCGTGGTCGAGGGCGGCGGGGCGACCGGCGTCCTGCTGAAGGACTACCCCGAGCCCCAGCGCGGCCAGATCCTCGACCTGCTGTTCAAGCCGAACTTCGGCGCCTCGGTCGGCGCCCTCTATGTCGAGATCCCCGGCGACGGCAACTCGACGCAAGGGTCCATCCCCAGCCACATGCACGCGCGCGACGACCTCGACTACCGGCGCGGCTACATGTGGTGGGAGATGGTCGAGGCGAGGAAGCGCAACCCCCGCCTCTCCCTCGACGGCGCGGCCTGGAGCGCGCCCGGATGGATCGGCTCGTCCGGCAAGGTCTACGACCAGAGCACCGGCAAGGACTACCGCCTCGACCAGCCGTTCTATTCGCAGGACATGGAGGCCTACTACGTCAGCTGGCTGAAAGGCCTGCGCGACGTGCACGGCCTGACGCTCGACGCCATCGGCCCGCGCAACGAAAAGGGCGCCAGCTACGACTTCGCCAAGAGCTTCCGCCGCACGCTGAACGACAACGGCTTCCCCTCGGTCAAGCTGCACGGCTTCGACAACTGGCCCGATCCATGGAAGTTCAAGTTCGTCGACGACATGGCGACCGACAAGGACCTGCGCGACGCCGTCGACATCGTCAGCGCCCACAACAACGCGCCCAAGTCGTTCGTCCCGGCCGAGATCCAGGCCAAGGCCGCCGCGATGGGCAAGCCGATGTGGAACACCGAGCAGCACGTCTACGAGCCTGGCTATTCGGCGCTGATCGGCCTGGTCGAGGCCTTCAACGACAACTACGTCCGCAGCGGCTTCACCAAGGTCGTCAACTGGTACGGCATCGCCGGCGTCTACGAGACCCAGCCCTATTCCGGCGAAAAGGAAGCCGCCATCCGCGCCAACTGGCCCTGGAGCGGCCACTACGCGATCAACCCCGCGCTCTGGGGCTACGCCCACTACGGCCAGTTCACGCAGGTCGGCTGGACCTACCTGGCCGGCGCTAGCGGCGAGCTGTCGGGCGGCGGCTCGTTCGTCACCCTGAAATCGCCGGGCGACGACTACAGCGTCATCGTCGAGACGCGCGGCGCGAGCGAGCCGCAGATCCTGCGGCTGTCGGTGGCCGGGGGCCTGTCGACCCGCGACCTCGCCGTCTGGCGCAGCACCGAACGCGAGCACTTCGCCCGCCAGCCGGACCTGGCCCTGAAGGACGGCGTTCTGACCGTGACGCTCGAGCCGAACGCGGTCTATTCGCTGACCACCACGCGGGGCCAGACCAAGGGCGGCTTCGGCGCCGTGCCGCCCAAGCGCGCGTTCCCCTTTCCCTATGCCGAAACCTTCGAGGGTTACGGTGCGCCCCAGACCCGGGGCTGGCAGCCGCGCTACCTGGCCGACATCTCCGGCGCCTTCGAGCTGGCCAGATGCCCGGCGCGCGAGGGAACCTGCCTGCGCCAGGCCGCTCCGGTCCCGACGCTGTCCTGGGCGCCGGACTGGAAGCCCTACACGATCCTCGGCGACGGGGCCTGGCGCGACTACGCCGTCGCCGTCGACGTGCGGCTGGCGGCCGGCGAACGCGCCGCCGTCATGGGCCGCATCGCCCAGGTCGGCACGGGCTACGGCGTGATCCCCAAGGGCTACTATCTCGAACTGGCCGCCGACGGCGAGGCGCGCCTGGTGGTCGCGCGCGGCAAGATCGACAAGAAGAAGCTGGTCGGCGACGCCGAGCAGCAGGCGATCATCAAGGCCGGCGGCGACACGGGCGAAGGCGGCGAGAAGCTTCTGGCCCAGACCCGCCTGGCCGGCGTCGCGCCCGGCCAGTGGCGACGCCTGGAACTGCGCTTCGAAAGCGAGACGATCACCGGCCTCGTCGACGGCAAGCCCGTCCTGTCCGCGACCGACACCCTCTATCCCTCCGGCATGGCGGGACTGATGGCCGGCCCGAACGGCGCGGCGCTCAGCATGCCCTATTTCGACGACCTGAAGATCACCGGCCGCCACCCCGCCTCCCCCACCCCGCCCCTGCCGCCCCCGATCTACGCGGCGGGACCGTAA